The Deinococcus koreensis genome window below encodes:
- a CDS encoding S41 family peptidase — protein sequence MRRFSVRALCLGLTLGAAWASPATDLYQAATGRALREYYGWSTADLPALSEKYRGILEERCAPAGDACDFATARGVLGDLLREFGDAHMAVRDPEAALRLQEVSQDLAVPRTGARVVRVEGGLLVVSLMPGSPAEQGGLKVNDLLTTVNGEAAGKRGAVNAAVGPNEFIRLERAGAPLQVTLRRAGQAEQSLSLSTRILQARDVPTLGWAGPDGRVAVISYPTFLPSDASELFLARLQEAKAAGARALVVDLRFNGGGSLAECVAAASVFAPVQYRMQFRQGSQTYRGLNGAEPRPLDLLVNGDRPGVWTGPAAILVGPNTASCSEVFTFFARQAGVLAVGEATRGVGNSGVTFGPLPDGGVMAVTILRAFTADGQPLPERITPDVLAPLDIGLLTTQGRDTTLEAALQALQAGAADQTPAVGAP from the coding sequence GTGCGCCGTTTTTCCGTGCGCGCCCTGTGTCTGGGTCTGACCCTGGGCGCGGCCTGGGCGAGCCCCGCCACGGATCTGTATCAGGCGGCGACCGGGCGCGCGCTGCGGGAGTATTACGGCTGGTCGACCGCCGACCTGCCGGCGCTGAGCGAGAAATACCGGGGGATTCTGGAGGAGCGCTGCGCCCCGGCCGGCGACGCCTGCGACTTCGCCACCGCCCGCGGCGTGCTGGGCGACCTGCTGCGCGAATTCGGCGACGCCCACATGGCCGTGCGCGACCCGGAGGCCGCCCTGCGCCTGCAGGAGGTCTCGCAGGATCTGGCGGTGCCCCGCACCGGCGCGCGGGTCGTGCGGGTCGAGGGCGGCCTGCTGGTGGTCTCGCTGATGCCGGGCAGCCCCGCCGAGCAGGGGGGCCTGAAGGTCAACGACCTGCTGACCACCGTGAACGGCGAGGCGGCGGGCAAACGGGGCGCGGTGAACGCGGCGGTCGGCCCGAACGAGTTCATCCGGCTGGAGCGCGCCGGGGCGCCCCTTCAGGTCACGCTCAGGCGGGCCGGGCAGGCGGAGCAGTCCCTGAGCCTGAGCACCCGGATCCTGCAGGCGCGGGACGTGCCGACCCTGGGCTGGGCCGGGCCGGACGGCAGGGTCGCCGTGATCTCCTACCCGACCTTCCTGCCCAGCGACGCCTCCGAACTGTTCCTGGCGCGGCTGCAGGAGGCCAAGGCGGCGGGCGCGCGGGCGCTGGTGGTCGATCTGCGGTTCAACGGCGGGGGCAGCCTGGCCGAGTGCGTGGCGGCGGCCAGCGTGTTCGCGCCCGTGCAGTACCGGATGCAGTTTCGCCAGGGCAGCCAGACCTACCGGGGCCTGAACGGGGCCGAGCCCCGCCCCCTGGATCTGCTTGTGAATGGAGACCGGCCCGGCGTCTGGACCGGCCCGGCCGCGATCCTGGTGGGGCCGAACACCGCGTCCTGCTCGGAGGTCTTCACCTTCTTCGCCCGGCAGGCCGGCGTGCTGGCGGTCGGCGAGGCCACCCGGGGCGTGGGCAACAGCGGCGTGACCTTCGGCCCGCTGCCCGACGGCGGCGTGATGGCGGTGACCATCCTCAGGGCGTTCACGGCCGACGGCCAGCCGCTGCCGGAGCGCATCACGCCGGATGTGCTGGCGCCGCTGGACATCGGCCTGCTGACCACCCAGGGGCGGGACACGACGCTGGAGGCGGCCCTGCAGGCCCTCCAGGCGGGGGCTGCCGACCAGACTCCAGCGGTGGGGGCGCCCTGA
- a CDS encoding NAD(P)H-dependent oxidoreductase subunit E gives MPVTRLEICTEHLSIEVREALLDAVWNALRISPGMVTADGNVELALAQCDPDIRPEDAPLVRVDGQEFRNVTPERLVTLMKRWSR, from the coding sequence TTGCCCGTCACCCGTCTGGAAATCTGTACCGAACACCTGTCGATCGAAGTCCGCGAGGCACTGCTGGACGCGGTGTGGAACGCCCTGAGGATCAGTCCGGGGATGGTCACGGCCGACGGCAACGTCGAGCTGGCACTGGCCCAGTGCGATCCTGACATCCGCCCCGAGGACGCGCCGCTGGTGCGCGTCGACGGCCAGGAGTTCCGCAACGTGACCCCGGAGCGGCTCGTTACCCTGATGAAGCGCTGGTCGAGGTAG